From the Candidatus Neomarinimicrobiota bacterium genome, the window TCGTCCACCCATGCGGGCATGTTTAAACGCCCACATCAGTGCTCTTGTCCCGAGCTGATAAACATGACTCACATTATATTGGCAGGTTGAAAGACAATGCGGAGTGCATTCTTTCTTCTGCTCTTTTAACTCATCGTGGTCAAGTCTGAAGCCCTCGGAAATGTTTCCCCAATCCTTATTTGCATTTGATAGGGGAAAGCAGGGTGAAAGCGTGCCATCAGCTTTTATAAAGACAGAGTTATGACCGGCTCGGCATTTCCAATCAACAGCCTGGCCGCGCATAAATTTCTTCATATCCTCAAGATGTTCTATGACATTCACCATTGGATAACCCATCCTGCACCTTTCAATGACCCAATCTAATACCTGGTCAACTGATTCCCAGTGTTCCTCACGAATGTAGGTATCAGTATCCTTATGCTTGTAATGAGGCTGTTCCATATAGGGCGCCTCGTTGATATGATAATCTGTCGCTATACCATATTCATGAGCGATCTCTGTTAGTTCTTTGACGTCAGCCAGGTTCTTACTGGTGATATTGATGTTCAGGACTATAATGTATCCATATTTTTCTTGTTGCTTGACGAGATACTCAAATTGCGGTTCTATATGCTCGAGAGCTTTTGGAAGTCCCTCAATTTCCTTCACGCAGTCAATTGCAAGATTTATTGCTGCGATTCCGGTTTTGCCGATTTTATCGATGAATTCCTCCGTCAGGAGTCTGCCGTTGGTAGGCAAATATACGAATAATCCTTGATTTGTAGCATACTCAACTAATTCGAGTATAAAACTCCGACGAATGAGAGGCTCGCCACCCATAAGAGCCAGCACACGGCAGCCGGTTGACTTGAGCCAGTCCACAGATTTTTTAGCGGTTTCTATCGACATTCCTTTTTTAGTGTTATCATAAGCCCAGCAGTAATGGCAGTCAATGTTACACTTCCACTCGGTATATAAATAACCAAGCACCGGTCTGAATTTAGACGCGTAAATTCTTGACTGCGCATACGGAACTACCCATCTGCGGACTGCCCGGCTTCCATTTTTGATTCTATACTTAAGCGTTTGAATTCCAATTCCATTCATCTTATTCCACCTCTATGGTTAATGTGTGAACTGATCCGATATTTTCTTGATAAAATACTTGAATCCGTTCAGGATGTGATTTATTAAAACAAGAAGATTCTGAGATCTGGCGAGAGGTTTCTTCAATCATTTTTGCCTTCCAGTGATGATATCCGTTTTCCATTCCCCTCCCGGCTCCTGTTAAGTAAGATGAAAGTAAACAGGATAAAAAAATGTAGCCATCAATACAATTCAAATTATAAAGAGAGTATGATAACTTTGACCTCTATAGATATTTCAAATACCAAAATTTTTCTCCAAGAGCTTCAAATCGAGTTTATCCCCATTACCGATATGAGGTCCGTATATACTATACAACACCTCTATTTTAATAATGTAAAAAAATCGGGACAAACAAACCGTAGAAAAATATGGTCACCGTGGGGTCACCAGTCTTCTATAGCGGTTGGTATTAAAGAGATGGCATAGGACTCTTAATCCGTTGGTTGAAGGTTCGATTCCTTCCGGGAGCACATTAACTCTGATATTTCTTTGTAATGTAATTTTAATTAAGATTACATTAAGCCAATGAGCACAGTTAGAATACGAAATTTTACTATAATGCTGGGGAGTATGCTCTTCGTTCTGACTGGCGTGGGTATCTCTCCCGCAATGCCGGGAATGAGTGATTATTTCAATCATCTGCCCAACTCAGAATTTCTCGTAAAACTCACGCTAACGATGCCTGCGCTTGTAATCGCAGTCGCAGCCCCATTTGCGGGTATACTGCTCGACAGATGGGGGAGGAAGCCGGTTATATTATTTTCTCTGATACTGTATGGCTTTGCGGGGAGTTCCGGTTTCTGGATGGAGACATTGTCAGGAATACTTTTAGGACGAGCACTATTGGGGTTAGCCACAGCGGGCTTGATGAGCGGGATAATTACACTTATCGGCGATCTCTATGA encodes:
- a CDS encoding radical SAM protein → MNGIGIQTLKYRIKNGSRAVRRWVVPYAQSRIYASKFRPVLGYLYTEWKCNIDCHYCWAYDNTKKGMSIETAKKSVDWLKSTGCRVLALMGGEPLIRRSFILELVEYATNQGLFVYLPTNGRLLTEEFIDKIGKTGIAAINLAIDCVKEIEGLPKALEHIEPQFEYLVKQQEKYGYIIVLNINITSKNLADVKELTEIAHEYGIATDYHINEAPYMEQPHYKHKDTDTYIREEHWESVDQVLDWVIERCRMGYPMVNVIEHLEDMKKFMRGQAVDWKCRAGHNSVFIKADGTLSPCFPLSNANKDWGNISEGFRLDHDELKEQKKECTPHCLSTCQYNVSHVYQLGTRALMWAFKHARMGGRIAHA
- a CDS encoding MFS transporter translates to MLGSMLFVLTGVGISPAMPGMSDYFNHLPNSEFLVKLTLTMPALVIAVAAPFAGILLDRWGRKPVILFSLILYGFAGSSGFWMETLSGILLGRALLGLATAGLMSGIITLIGDLYEGEQLNRFMGYQSAALGIGGLTFLTLAGVLADIGWRYPFLIHLHAFLVIPGVILAVKEPNIG